From a single Candidatus Defluviilinea gracilis genomic region:
- a CDS encoding 4Fe-4S dicluster domain-containing protein — protein sequence MPTTLENWNPGKAVDRHPEATYAEKEKLFLEVKNDVRYSDFLYGCYECGICVSTCPSARFYDFSPRVIAQAIAREDVERVYDILTEDIWNCAQCFSCVRCPRQNNPGGLVTILREVSLKNGLQESKDALQGYSRVIYKVMLKGNQVSPDMLQPDFFPDWGPWVTNFSQNMHVWRKAIPMDSIRGLTDVAWRTDRKTLLELYTIWFESGNMDIIKELDESLYDLLVEVMQEELEEG from the coding sequence ATGCCAACCACTCTTGAAAATTGGAATCCAGGCAAGGCGGTAGACCGTCACCCCGAGGCGACGTATGCAGAGAAGGAGAAACTCTTTCTCGAAGTCAAAAATGACGTGCGCTACTCGGACTTTCTCTACGGCTGTTACGAGTGCGGCATTTGCGTTTCGACCTGCCCCTCGGCGCGGTTCTATGACTTTAGCCCGCGTGTGATCGCGCAGGCAATCGCGCGCGAAGATGTCGAACGCGTGTACGACATTCTCACCGAGGATATTTGGAACTGCGCGCAGTGTTTCTCGTGCGTGCGCTGTCCGCGGCAGAACAACCCTGGGGGATTGGTCACGATTTTGCGCGAAGTTTCTCTCAAAAATGGATTACAAGAATCAAAGGATGCCCTGCAAGGCTACAGCCGCGTCATTTACAAAGTCATGCTCAAAGGGAATCAAGTCTCGCCTGATATGCTCCAGCCCGATTTCTTTCCCGATTGGGGTCCGTGGGTAACAAATTTTTCCCAGAACATGCACGTCTGGCGCAAAGCCATTCCCATGGATTCGATCCGCGGTCTGACCGATGTCGCCTGGCGCACGGATCGAAAGACTCTGCTCGAGCTGTATACGATCTGGTTCGAGTCGGGCAACATGGACATCATCAAAGAGTTGGATGAAAGTTTGTATGATCTGTTGGTTGAAGTGATGCAGGAAGAATTGGAAGAAGGATAG